A region of Selenomonadales bacterium 4137-cl DNA encodes the following proteins:
- a CDS encoding DUF190 domain-containing protein has translation MPKIASSAKRLRIYIGETDHWKGKSLYHAIVLKAKELDLAGATVFRGVMGYGANSRIHTAKIVDLSSDLPILVEIIDSEEYIAKIMPFLDEVVQEGLVTIDDIEIIKYGNKPPRK, from the coding sequence ATGCCTAAAATAGCAAGCTCGGCTAAAAGACTAAGAATCTACATCGGGGAAACCGACCATTGGAAAGGCAAGTCTCTATATCATGCCATTGTTCTTAAAGCTAAAGAATTGGATTTAGCCGGAGCCACTGTTTTTCGGGGAGTGATGGGCTATGGCGCAAATAGCCGGATACATACGGCAAAAATAGTTGATCTATCCAGCGATTTGCCTATCCTAGTAGAGATTATTGACAGTGAGGAGTATATTGCCAAGATAATGCCCTTCTTGGACGAGGTGGTTCAGGAAGGCTTGGTAACCATTGATGATATAGAGATTATCAAATATGGCAACAAGCCTCCAAGAAAATAA
- a CDS encoding sulfite exporter TauE/SafE family protein: MYLLLFIGGFIAAAISGAAGFGGALLLLPLLTQTIGPTMAVPVLTIAQLIGNLSRVYFGYKEIKWRPVALFIIGAIPMSVIGALSFVNIPKEIVTKIIGVAVICFVILKHYQIIKFEGNKRTMIIGGSFVGLFSGLVGSAGPLGAALFLALNLSPVSYISSEAVTAVTMHIVKTIVYQKYLDIGLEALELGLFIGVAMVAGTWAGKKVIEKLPKEIFVKGVTILLLIIGLELVLYG; the protein is encoded by the coding sequence ATGTATTTGCTATTATTCATAGGAGGGTTTATTGCGGCGGCAATTTCCGGGGCGGCTGGTTTTGGCGGAGCCTTGCTGTTATTGCCGCTTCTAACGCAAACAATCGGTCCGACCATGGCGGTACCTGTACTTACAATCGCTCAGCTTATCGGTAATCTTTCCAGGGTATATTTTGGTTATAAGGAAATAAAATGGCGACCTGTGGCTCTGTTTATTATTGGAGCAATTCCAATGAGTGTGATCGGGGCACTTTCGTTTGTCAACATTCCCAAAGAAATCGTCACGAAAATAATTGGCGTCGCGGTAATATGCTTTGTCATACTTAAGCACTATCAAATTATCAAGTTTGAGGGTAACAAGCGAACCATGATAATTGGTGGCAGCTTTGTTGGTCTTTTCTCCGGATTAGTCGGTAGTGCTGGCCCTCTTGGAGCCGCACTTTTCCTGGCACTCAATTTATCGCCGGTATCATATATATCAAGCGAAGCGGTTACTGCTGTAACAATGCATATCGTCAAAACGATAGTATATCAAAAATATCTAGATATAGGTTTGGAAGCATTAGAACTAGGCCTTTTTATTGGAGTGGCAATGGTCGCGGGAACTTGGGCCGGGAAAAAAGTTATTGAAAAATTGCCGAAAGAAATATTTGTAAAAGGGGTAACGATACTTTTGCTTATCATAGGGTTAGAATTGGTTTTATATGGATAA
- the crcB gene encoding fluoride efflux transporter CrcB: MLKVFAVALGGSIGAATRYLVSTWSAERFGSDFPYGTLIVNVVGCFIIGAFLVLVTERVIANPYWRLIVAVGFVGGLTTFSSFGYETLKLLEDAQLQWAAYNVIANMVLGFFATWLGMTIARAI; this comes from the coding sequence ATGCTGAAAGTATTTGCAGTAGCTTTGGGAGGAAGTATTGGAGCGGCTACAAGGTATCTTGTTTCAACTTGGTCGGCGGAGCGCTTTGGCAGTGACTTTCCCTATGGTACTTTAATTGTAAATGTTGTCGGTTGCTTTATAATCGGGGCTTTTCTGGTACTTGTGACAGAGCGGGTTATAGCCAATCCCTATTGGCGGCTTATAGTAGCTGTCGGATTTGTCGGTGGGTTGACTACTTTTTCTTCTTTTGGCTATGAAACGTTGAAACTGCTGGAAGATGCTCAGTTGCAGTGGGCAGCTTACAACGTTATAGCTAATATGGTTTTAGGTTTTTTTGCTACGTGGCTGGGAATGACCATCGCAAGGGCTATATAA
- the eno gene encoding phosphopyruvate hydratase, translating to MAKIVAVKALEILDSRGNPTVRVKVQLDNGIIASASVPSGASTGENEALELRDGDKRRYGGKGVLKAVANVNDKIAPRVIGEVVTEQGKIDKIMIELDGTPTKANLGANAILGVSMAVAKAAALNEGLPLYTYLGGKGASRLPVPMMNILNGGKHADNSVDFQEFMVMPIGAPTFAEALRYGAETFHALKKILGQKEYVTSVGDEGGFAPNLKSNDEACEVIIEAIEAAGYKPGKDIALALDPAASSFFEGGMYNLVKSGQGKKTSAEMTQFYMAWVEKYPILSIEDGLDENDWAGFRGHTKVLGDKIQIVGDDIYVTNTKFIARGIEEKSTNAVLIKLNQIGTVTETIEAINLCRKANWGYVISHRSGETEDTFLADFAVAMGGGQIKTGSACRSERVAKYNRLLEIEADLGTATVFQNPFK from the coding sequence ATGGCTAAGATAGTGGCTGTAAAAGCATTGGAAATTCTTGATTCTCGTGGCAATCCGACAGTAAGGGTCAAAGTTCAACTGGATAACGGCATAATCGCTTCGGCTTCCGTACCTTCTGGAGCATCAACCGGGGAAAATGAAGCACTTGAACTAAGGGACGGAGATAAGCGCCGTTATGGTGGGAAAGGTGTATTAAAGGCCGTAGCAAATGTAAATGACAAGATTGCACCTCGAGTAATTGGCGAAGTTGTAACAGAGCAAGGTAAGATTGATAAAATTATGATTGAACTTGATGGGACACCGACCAAGGCAAACTTAGGTGCGAATGCTATACTGGGCGTTTCCATGGCTGTAGCCAAAGCGGCTGCTTTGAATGAAGGATTGCCGCTTTATACTTATTTGGGTGGCAAGGGCGCTAGCCGATTGCCAGTACCCATGATGAATATTTTAAATGGCGGTAAGCACGCCGATAACAGTGTTGATTTCCAAGAATTCATGGTCATGCCGATAGGCGCGCCCACGTTTGCCGAAGCCCTGCGGTATGGGGCCGAAACTTTTCATGCCTTGAAGAAAATCCTTGGGCAAAAAGAATATGTTACTAGTGTTGGGGATGAAGGCGGTTTCGCCCCGAACCTAAAAAGTAATGATGAAGCCTGCGAGGTTATCATCGAAGCTATTGAAGCAGCAGGCTATAAGCCTGGAAAAGATATTGCCCTGGCGCTTGATCCAGCAGCTAGTTCCTTTTTTGAAGGTGGCATGTATAACCTAGTAAAGTCAGGGCAAGGCAAAAAGACCAGCGCCGAAATGACTCAGTTCTATATGGCATGGGTTGAGAAATATCCTATATTATCTATCGAAGATGGCCTGGATGAAAATGATTGGGCCGGGTTTCGTGGACATACAAAAGTTCTAGGAGACAAAATTCAGATAGTCGGCGACGATATTTATGTGACCAATACCAAGTTTATCGCCCGAGGAATTGAAGAAAAAAGCACCAACGCAGTGCTGATTAAACTCAATCAGATTGGTACGGTGACCGAGACTATCGAGGCTATAAACTTGTGCCGGAAAGCCAACTGGGGCTATGTGATTTCCCACCGCTCCGGAGAAACGGAAGACACTTTCTTAGCGGATTTCGCAGTGGCGATGGGAGGCGGTCAAATCAAGACTGGCTCGGCCTGCCGTAGCGAGCGGGTAGCGAAATACAACCGGTTACTCGAAATTGAGGCGGATTTGGGGACGGCCACCGTATTTCAAAATCCTTTTAAATAG
- a CDS encoding EamA family transporter: MEHLWLVFGLLSALTASLVAVFGKIGLQSVDANTATAVRSIIMAAFLVIVVAAQGNLSQIPSIISDKKAIAFIALSGIAGALSWLFYFLALKFGKVSQVAPIDKLSVVIATIIAVTILGEKISMLGGIGVALIALGAILVAIG; this comes from the coding sequence ATGGAACATCTTTGGCTAGTTTTTGGTCTTCTATCAGCTTTAACCGCTTCATTAGTTGCAGTGTTTGGAAAGATCGGGCTGCAGTCAGTTGATGCGAATACTGCGACTGCGGTTAGATCAATAATTATGGCTGCATTTTTAGTTATAGTCGTCGCAGCCCAAGGAAACTTGAGTCAAATACCATCAATTATTTCGGATAAAAAGGCAATTGCTTTTATTGCTCTTAGCGGAATAGCCGGAGCCTTGTCATGGCTATTTTACTTTTTGGCTCTTAAGTTTGGCAAAGTATCTCAGGTAGCTCCGATCGATAAGCTGAGTGTTGTTATCGCTACAATAATAGCGGTTACAATACTTGGCGAGAAGATTAGTATGTTAGGTGGCATCGGTGTTGCTCTTATCGCGTTAGGAGCTATACTAGTCGCGATAGGTTAA
- a CDS encoding AbrB family transcriptional regulator, translating to MVNLLLTLLAGGIVGYAFYKMKVPGGLMIGAVIGVAAINILFGAAYMPSETKTVTLIIAGAFIGGTVEKSDLKRLPYIAKPTIVMLVTFLVLNLVTGTIIYWIGPLDLVTSLMSAVPGGISDTPIIAAVMGADAPKVAVMQIVRQVLGIGIFPSMIMAYHSRKKTVESDDRREAFTGKREKSKTKSWAAFAATMVVAIIFGVAGKYSGLPAGAFVFSIISVLILKLTFDFAYLPRWAKQGAQVLSGAYIGSSIMMADILDMRYLLLPILVIVIGYAANCFITGKIISKMHGITEKEAMLITTPAGASDMALISSDMGVQNTDIVVMQIIRAVVVMTFFPQIISLICTFFK from the coding sequence ATGGTCAATTTATTACTTACACTCCTGGCAGGAGGAATTGTAGGTTACGCTTTTTACAAAATGAAAGTCCCTGGCGGACTCATGATTGGTGCTGTGATCGGCGTAGCTGCGATCAATATTTTATTCGGGGCCGCTTATATGCCAAGTGAAACCAAGACCGTAACGCTGATTATCGCCGGAGCGTTCATTGGCGGTACTGTAGAGAAAAGTGATCTAAAGCGCCTCCCCTACATAGCGAAACCGACTATCGTTATGCTTGTTACGTTTCTGGTGCTGAATTTAGTTACAGGCACAATTATTTACTGGATCGGTCCTTTAGATTTGGTAACATCGCTTATGTCAGCCGTTCCCGGAGGAATCAGCGACACACCGATTATCGCAGCGGTCATGGGAGCCGATGCCCCGAAAGTTGCGGTCATGCAAATCGTGCGTCAAGTATTGGGGATTGGCATATTTCCGTCGATGATTATGGCTTACCATAGCAGAAAAAAAACTGTAGAAAGCGATGATAGACGAGAAGCCTTTACCGGGAAACGGGAAAAATCAAAAACCAAATCCTGGGCAGCGTTTGCGGCAACAATGGTAGTAGCAATTATTTTTGGGGTTGCGGGGAAATATTCAGGCCTACCTGCAGGGGCGTTTGTCTTTTCGATTATATCTGTTCTCATTCTAAAGCTTACATTTGATTTTGCTTATCTGCCGCGCTGGGCCAAACAAGGAGCGCAGGTTTTAAGCGGCGCGTATATTGGAAGCAGCATTATGATGGCAGACATCTTGGATATGCGCTATCTCCTATTGCCTATTTTGGTCATTGTTATCGGATATGCTGCAAATTGTTTTATTACAGGAAAGATTATAAGCAAAATGCATGGGATTACCGAGAAAGAAGCAATGTTGATTACCACTCCCGCCGGTGCCTCTGATATGGCCTTGATTTCCTCGGATATGGGAGTGCAAAACACCGATATCGTCGTTATGCAGATTATCCGTGCCGTTGTAGTAATGACGTTTTTTCCTCAAATCATTAGTTTGATCTGTACCTTTTTCAAATAA
- a CDS encoding universal stress protein: MEIKKILVAYDGSAGSQKALEWSIMLAGKHESEIVVVAVVKPPEFSPSIDEVDEFYADGEKHIRPLLDKAVQFCGEQGVSIRAEVLRGHPAESIVRHAYDQCFDVIIMGTRGIGGFKSLVIGSVAQKVVTYSKVPVLVVK; encoded by the coding sequence ATGGAAATTAAAAAAATTTTAGTGGCGTACGACGGATCGGCAGGTAGTCAGAAAGCATTGGAATGGAGCATTATGCTGGCGGGTAAACATGAGAGCGAAATTGTTGTTGTTGCGGTTGTGAAGCCTCCCGAATTCAGCCCGAGCATTGATGAAGTTGATGAATTTTATGCTGACGGGGAGAAGCATATCCGGCCACTGCTAGATAAAGCCGTTCAATTTTGCGGAGAGCAAGGCGTTTCGATCCGAGCCGAAGTCCTACGGGGCCATCCGGCGGAAAGTATTGTTCGTCACGCCTATGACCAATGTTTTGACGTCATTATAATGGGAACGCGCGGTATCGGTGGATTTAAAAGCCTTGTGATTGGAAGTGTTGCGCAAAAAGTTGTTACTTACTCCAAAGTTCCGGTTTTAGTCGTCAAATAA
- a CDS encoding cation:proton antiporter, giving the protein MMEQNFAIAAEWVFLALIATVISIRLGISVALIEIAVGVVGGNAMHIEITSWVNFLAGFGAVVLTFLAGAEINPDSLKDNMKESLAIGFFSFLLPFLAGMAFAYYGFGWSINASKIAGIALSTTSVAVVYAVMVETGLASSRLGQGILAACFVTDLGTVLALGLLFTGFSMKVVWFTGIMIVAVLLISPIAARVFKWYGGRVSEPEIKFIFLVLLALAYLAVISGSEAVLPAYIIGMAMARFFLQYKETLHKMRAIVFAVFTPFYFIKAGALVSVSALYTMSGAIMIFLIIKVAAKFIGVLPVTRFFRYDSRTGIYTTLLMSTGLTFGSISALYGLANNHIDANQYSVLIAAVILSAVIPTVIAQKWFFPLWAERENYVENEEKLVERGAEHGN; this is encoded by the coding sequence ATGATGGAACAGAACTTTGCTATTGCTGCTGAGTGGGTTTTCCTGGCCCTCATAGCCACGGTGATATCGATTCGCTTGGGGATATCAGTGGCGCTCATTGAAATTGCAGTTGGTGTTGTTGGCGGAAATGCCATGCACATCGAAATCACATCATGGGTAAACTTTCTTGCCGGGTTCGGTGCGGTTGTCTTAACTTTTTTGGCGGGGGCCGAAATTAACCCTGACAGTTTGAAAGACAATATGAAGGAAAGCCTAGCAATTGGATTTTTCTCATTCCTGTTGCCATTCCTGGCTGGTATGGCTTTCGCTTACTATGGTTTTGGCTGGAGTATTAACGCCTCGAAGATAGCGGGTATCGCCTTATCAACTACTTCGGTTGCCGTGGTTTATGCTGTTATGGTTGAGACGGGATTGGCTTCAAGCCGTCTCGGACAGGGTATTCTAGCCGCTTGTTTTGTAACAGACCTCGGGACCGTACTGGCGTTGGGCCTATTGTTTACTGGTTTTTCTATGAAGGTAGTATGGTTTACCGGAATTATGATTGTGGCCGTTTTATTGATATCACCAATAGCGGCCAGAGTTTTTAAGTGGTATGGCGGACGGGTAAGCGAGCCGGAAATTAAGTTTATCTTTCTCGTTCTATTGGCTCTGGCCTATTTGGCAGTTATCAGCGGCAGCGAGGCGGTGCTGCCCGCTTACATCATCGGTATGGCTATGGCCCGATTTTTCCTTCAATATAAGGAAACGCTGCACAAGATGCGGGCAATTGTTTTCGCCGTTTTCACACCTTTTTACTTCATAAAGGCAGGGGCCTTGGTATCGGTTTCCGCTCTGTATACCATGTCAGGAGCGATCATGATCTTTTTAATCATAAAGGTTGCGGCCAAATTTATCGGGGTTCTGCCCGTAACAAGGTTCTTCCGTTACGATAGCCGGACGGGGATTTATACAACTTTATTAATGAGTACGGGCTTAACCTTTGGCAGTATTTCGGCTTTGTACGGACTGGCGAATAATCACATCGATGCCAACCAGTACAGCGTATTGATCGCCGCTGTTATCCTCAGTGCCGTGATTCCAACCGTCATCGCCCAAAAATGGTTTTTCCCGCTTTGGGCGGAGAGAGAAAATTATGTTGAAAATGAAGAAAAATTGGTGGAGAGAGGTGCGGAGCATGGAAATTAA
- a CDS encoding ABC transporter ATP-binding protein: MLDIQTLCLRAGSFEAKQISFSVPVGGCHALVGATGSGKTLVLETIAGLRKAQSGRIYWFGQDITTLPPEQRKLAYVPQDLALFPHMTVRENIEYGLRMQKNLSSGKHAEIDKLAHSLGISHLLDRSTKNLSGGERQRTALSRALAPGNKLLLLDEPFSALHEAMRRELWLLLKTLQQQYGITILIVTHDMEEAFFLADSVTFISRGSVVQSGNKHHVYQCPKNTEAAKFFGVQNLFSAEVVDLMADKVKLFCPSLGTTLHVTNTSSEQLQKKSAVTVGIRAENIVLKAESSVDESDHLVGANQFFCTVKHIYQKRKGKILLLQPSKGTKMEILLEADIAGDSFGKIPAFFVGQELLISLPAEQLFLFVD, from the coding sequence ATGCTTGATATTCAGACATTGTGTTTACGAGCTGGCAGTTTCGAGGCCAAACAGATAAGTTTTTCGGTCCCAGTGGGTGGTTGCCACGCGTTGGTAGGTGCGACCGGCAGCGGGAAAACGCTTGTATTGGAAACAATCGCCGGACTGCGCAAAGCACAATCCGGCAGAATTTACTGGTTTGGTCAAGATATTACGACATTGCCGCCGGAACAAAGAAAACTGGCCTATGTTCCCCAAGATTTGGCACTCTTTCCTCACATGACGGTTCGGGAGAACATTGAGTACGGACTGCGGATGCAGAAGAACCTTTCTTCAGGCAAGCATGCTGAAATCGATAAACTTGCCCACTCTTTGGGAATTAGCCATCTTTTGGATCGTTCCACTAAGAATTTGAGCGGTGGTGAACGTCAACGCACTGCTTTGTCCAGAGCTTTGGCTCCGGGCAATAAGCTGCTACTATTGGATGAACCTTTTTCAGCACTACATGAGGCCATGCGCAGAGAACTATGGTTATTACTAAAAACGTTGCAGCAGCAATACGGAATCACCATCCTCATTGTAACCCACGATATGGAGGAAGCGTTCTTTCTTGCCGACTCAGTCACTTTTATTTCCCGCGGCTCAGTTGTTCAATCGGGCAACAAGCATCACGTTTATCAATGTCCTAAAAATACAGAAGCCGCTAAATTCTTCGGAGTACAGAACTTATTTTCCGCCGAAGTTGTTGATCTAATGGCTGATAAGGTGAAGCTCTTCTGTCCTAGTCTTGGAACAACTCTACATGTAACAAATACCAGTTCCGAACAATTGCAAAAAAAATCCGCTGTTACCGTAGGGATACGAGCGGAAAATATTGTCCTTAAGGCCGAATCGTCCGTCGACGAAAGCGACCATTTAGTTGGTGCTAATCAGTTTTTTTGCACGGTAAAGCACATATATCAAAAAAGAAAGGGCAAGATTCTATTGTTGCAGCCATCTAAGGGGACGAAAATGGAAATTTTATTGGAAGCAGACATTGCCGGTGATAGTTTTGGCAAAATACCTGCATTTTTTGTTGGACAAGAACTATTGATATCGCTACCAGCGGAACAACTTTTTTTGTTCGTTGATTAA
- the modA gene encoding molybdate ABC transporter substrate-binding protein, which yields MIKLKSHWSTIIAAIMMSMALLVMSGCSGGKQSSNPAPNNAPLTGKHLMVFAGAASQPPLELAAKAFEQKTGVKVDTVFGGSGYVLSQMKLGKKGDLYFPGSSDFMETAKRDGVVYPETEQKIVYLVNSINVQKGNPKNIQTLKDLTRPGIRVAIANPEGVCVGLYAVEIIEKTFTPEEKQAFRDNIANYTESCEKTATAVSLKTVDAVIGWSVFQYWDPEKIETIKLKQSETLRIGYIPIAISKYTENRELAQQFIDFLQSEEGKAAFKKYQYFMTPAEAVAYIGEDRPVGGEYTLPKEWLKK from the coding sequence ATGATTAAATTGAAATCTCATTGGTCGACAATCATCGCTGCCATAATGATGAGTATGGCGCTACTGGTAATGAGCGGCTGCTCAGGCGGCAAGCAATCGTCTAATCCGGCACCTAACAATGCTCCGCTTACCGGAAAACACCTGATGGTCTTCGCCGGGGCTGCCAGTCAGCCACCACTGGAACTTGCCGCCAAGGCGTTTGAGCAAAAAACCGGCGTAAAGGTTGATACCGTATTCGGCGGCTCAGGTTATGTGCTGTCGCAAATGAAGCTTGGAAAAAAAGGCGACCTGTATTTCCCAGGTTCCTCGGACTTTATGGAGACTGCTAAAAGGGATGGCGTTGTTTATCCGGAAACAGAGCAAAAAATCGTTTATCTGGTTAATTCCATTAATGTGCAAAAGGGAAATCCCAAGAACATTCAGACCCTAAAAGACTTAACGCGGCCTGGTATAAGGGTGGCCATTGCCAATCCCGAAGGTGTCTGTGTTGGGCTATATGCTGTGGAGATTATTGAAAAAACCTTTACACCGGAAGAGAAACAAGCTTTTCGCGATAACATCGCCAATTATACCGAAAGCTGCGAAAAAACAGCTACCGCAGTCTCTTTAAAGACCGTAGATGCGGTTATCGGCTGGAGCGTATTTCAGTATTGGGACCCGGAAAAAATTGAAACTATTAAGCTAAAGCAGTCTGAAACCCTGCGCATTGGCTATATCCCCATTGCAATTTCCAAATACACGGAAAACCGGGAATTGGCTCAGCAGTTTATTGATTTCCTGCAATCGGAAGAAGGCAAAGCTGCCTTTAAAAAGTACCAATACTTTATGACTCCTGCTGAAGCAGTCGCCTACATCGGCGAAGACCGTCCGGTCGGAGGAGAATACACGTTGCCTAAAGAGTGGTTAAAGAAGTGA
- a CDS encoding type I glyceraldehyde-3-phosphate dehydrogenase encodes MSIKVAINGFGRVGRLAFRQIFDSDGYEVVAINDLTDATMLAYLLKHDSTQGRYKLADEVEAGEDYISVSQKKINIYKEADASKLPWGQLGVDVVLECSGAYLSKAKSQAHIDAGAKKVVISNPAGKDIPTIVFGINEKSLSPDDKIISAASCSTNCLALMAKSLNDYAPIQSGISTTIHAFTATQMIVDDPQRKGNLRRSRSAPINIVPTTAEAAKAIGLVIPELAGKLSGSAQRVPVAAGCLIIFIAVVNGKDITVESINAAMKACSSDSFGYTEEEFVSSDIIGITYGALFDATQTMVNKIEDDTYQIQITAWFDNENSYVSQMVKTTQYFAKLS; translated from the coding sequence ATGAGTATTAAAGTTGCAATCAATGGTTTTGGCCGGGTAGGCCGTCTTGCATTTAGGCAAATTTTCGATTCAGACGGCTATGAAGTAGTCGCAATAAACGATTTAACAGACGCTACCATGTTGGCGTATCTTTTAAAGCATGATTCTACGCAAGGGAGATATAAACTGGCTGACGAGGTAGAAGCCGGCGAAGACTATATCAGCGTTAGCCAAAAAAAGATTAACATCTATAAAGAAGCAGACGCCTCAAAACTTCCCTGGGGGCAGCTTGGCGTGGATGTTGTACTTGAATGTTCAGGTGCCTATTTGTCAAAAGCTAAGTCGCAGGCTCATATTGATGCCGGTGCGAAGAAGGTTGTTATCTCTAACCCAGCCGGGAAGGACATACCTACCATTGTATTCGGTATTAATGAGAAGTCATTGTCACCGGACGACAAAATCATTTCGGCCGCTTCGTGTTCGACGAACTGCCTGGCGCTAATGGCTAAATCGCTGAATGACTATGCACCAATCCAAAGCGGCATCTCGACTACGATCCACGCCTTTACAGCAACGCAAATGATCGTTGATGATCCGCAAAGAAAAGGCAACTTAAGAAGATCGCGTTCCGCACCGATTAACATCGTCCCTACCACCGCAGAAGCTGCCAAAGCCATCGGGCTTGTGATCCCGGAGCTTGCTGGCAAGCTTAGCGGTTCAGCCCAGCGAGTTCCGGTGGCTGCAGGTTGCTTGATTATTTTTATCGCAGTCGTTAATGGAAAGGACATAACGGTCGAAAGTATCAACGCAGCTATGAAGGCATGCTCGTCAGATTCATTCGGCTATACGGAAGAAGAATTCGTCTCGTCCGATATAATTGGCATCACATATGGCGCACTGTTTGATGCTACCCAAACGATGGTTAATAAGATTGAAGATGATACATATCAAATACAAATCACAGCGTGGTTTGACAACGAGAACTCATACGTAAGCCAGATGGTTAAAACTACCCAGTATTTTGCGAAACTTTCATAA
- a CDS encoding thioredoxin family protein: MKIEILGMGCQKCNNLYENAKQAAVELGLTPEIVKVEDIKEIMKYGVMTTPALVVDGIVKVAGKVPGKEEIKGYLK, translated from the coding sequence ATGAAAATCGAAATATTAGGTATGGGCTGTCAAAAGTGTAATAATCTTTACGAAAATGCAAAGCAAGCAGCGGTTGAATTGGGTCTAACACCGGAAATCGTCAAGGTGGAAGACATTAAAGAAATCATGAAATATGGAGTCATGACAACACCAGCACTTGTTGTGGATGGCATCGTGAAGGTTGCCGGTAAAGTGCCCGGGAAGGAAGAAATCAAAGGTTATCTTAAGTAA
- a CDS encoding ABC transporter permease yields the protein MKLKQLCMVAVSATFLLYFVLTVSLAYFFSGTRFWEVLLSERMVFSIQLSILAATVSMGLAMLLAVPTAYALSRYEFFGKTLIDTMLELPMIVSPAAIGAMLLIFFNTPIGEWIQTNLQQFVFTVYGIVLAQFITVVGVAARMVKAALDEIPPRYEAVARTLGASSFAAFRTTTLPLCRRGIFAAAILTWSKAIGEFGATITVAGTMAMRTETLPISVYMRLAISDIEGAVISICILLFIGFSVLYAARLIVKRGTYA from the coding sequence GTGAAACTAAAACAACTTTGTATGGTAGCAGTTTCTGCTACCTTCCTTTTATATTTTGTATTGACGGTGTCCTTAGCATATTTCTTTTCCGGGACTCGCTTTTGGGAGGTTCTGCTGTCGGAGCGGATGGTATTCTCTATCCAGCTAAGTATTCTCGCTGCGACAGTTTCCATGGGGCTGGCAATGCTGTTAGCGGTTCCGACTGCGTATGCCCTCTCGCGCTATGAGTTTTTCGGCAAAACACTGATTGACACAATGCTGGAATTGCCGATGATTGTTTCTCCCGCCGCCATTGGCGCGATGTTGTTAATATTTTTTAATACCCCCATTGGCGAGTGGATACAAACCAACCTCCAGCAATTTGTATTTACTGTCTACGGCATTGTTCTGGCCCAGTTTATAACCGTAGTAGGCGTGGCCGCACGCATGGTCAAGGCCGCCTTGGATGAAATCCCTCCCCGTTACGAAGCTGTAGCCAGGACACTGGGAGCTTCGTCCTTTGCCGCTTTCCGCACGACGACACTGCCACTTTGTCGACGAGGTATTTTTGCTGCTGCCATTCTTACCTGGTCGAAGGCAATCGGAGAATTCGGCGCTACTATAACGGTTGCCGGTACAATGGCCATGCGTACGGAAACATTACCGATATCCGTCTATATGCGACTGGCAATATCCGACATTGAAGGTGCTGTCATTTCGATTTGTATTTTGCTGTTTATCGGGTTCAGCGTATTGTATGCAGCCAGGCTTATCGTAAAGAGGGGAACTTATGCTTGA